TAAGGCTAGCACCGCTAACATTGATGACGGTTCAGGGACTGATCTGGTCATTGGGTCCTCAATCTGGCCCCGGATCTCTCCACCAGTCAGGAATGTCGTACCAGGCGCATTGGAGTGGATGTTGAAATAGTATTGACCAGCTAAGAAGCGGTTGAAGACCTTACTAGGATCAACCCCAGCGGCGACGACTTCGGCAGAAGTCCAATCCCCTGCAATTCGGCCACTGGTACTGCCAATCGGTGGGCTGTCCAAGTCGTGCACAACTGGCCCTGCTTGACCCAGCGGAGCGACGTGAATGTGGGCGAGGGCAAGAGGCCCAGACAGACCAGAAAAGCTCAGATCGTAACGGAAAGTCCAGGCAGTCGGTTCTCCATCCAGGATCGAGGTGGCTAAGCCAGAAGCCGAGCTGCTATTGGGCGGTACCTGCTGCTCCCCGCTGAGAGGTGTGGAAAATGTGAACGTTGCAGCATGGGCTGCGATAGGAGACAGCAAGGTCAAGACTGCGCCGAGTAGGGAAGCTGTCCAAAGTCGTTGCATAGAGTTGTCCTTGGGGCCTTTTAAAGAGGGGCTCATACTTAACGGCATTCAAACCGTTGCCTCTTAAAGGGTGGCGAAAGCGATCTAGATTCACCAGGCTAAGAACTGCTCAGTTTCTGTTCAGCCTGCTCAGTTGGAGAACATGAGTGTCCCAAGTCGTAGTAGAAAGTTGTGGCAGGGAGTTCCGGAAGCTCTGGCGTTCTGAATGGAAGAGATTTCTCACTATTGTTTACACAACTATTCGCAGAAATATAGAAAGAAAAAAGCAGAAAGAAAAACAATAGAACTTTGGCATTGAAGTGAGGTGGGGAGGCGAATTCACTGAATTCAAGCTAAGCAGTTTAAGCTCTGCAGTCCTTCCTATGGCAGAGGCTAACACTGGTCTACAGATGGACTACCAGACCTCGTATCTCAGCTTATGCTTGTATCAATTGAATCGTTGATAGCAAAAGAGGAAAAACAATGAATATTTTGTCCTGGATTATTGTTGGTTTGATTGCTGGTGCTATCGCTAAGGCCATTTATCCTGGTCACCAAGGCGGCGGTATTATTGCAACCATCGTTTTAGGTATTGTCGGTGCATTGATTGGTGGTTTCGTCGGCAGCGCTCTCTTGGGGATTGCCTTCACAGGCTTCAGCATCCAAGGTCTGTTAGTCGCCATCGTTGGCTCTTGTATCGCTATCTTCCTTTACGGTTTGGTAACCCGGACTGCCTAAGCCCAAGCTAGGTAGTTCCCCTGAGTAGTCTTGTGAATTGACGGGTATTCTTCCCTGAGTGAGTAAGTAACCCCTGGCACAGCCGGGGGTTTTATTTTGGGCTTTTTAGTGGTTTGAGAAGCTAGGGCTTTTTCTTTAGTAACCTTAGTGAATTAGTGAATAGGTTAATAGGTCTAGTATCGCCAACCAGCCTCACCCTGATTAGAGTGAGGCCGGTTGAGATTAGCAGAGAGTGAAAGGTCTAGCTTTTAAGATTTAACTCTTGAGGAAGTCACTCGCTAATGTCCCAGAAAATACAGCCTGGGCAGGACCGCTCATATGAAGGTGGTTGTCTGCTGCTGACCAGTGGATCAGTAGAGGGCCACCAGGCAGTTCTACCGTGGCCTGTCGCTCACTGCGGCCATTGAGTACGGCAGCGACCACCGTGGCACAAGCACCAGTCCCACAAGCTAAGGTTGGGCCTGCGCCTCGTTCCCAGACCCGCATCTTCAGATAATCGGGGCGAACGACCTGCACAAATTCGGTGTTGGTGCGTTGAGGGAATACGGCATGGTGCTCGAATTGCGGCCCAATCTCAGCTAGGGAAATCGCATCGACATCTTCCACAAATGTGATGCAGTGGGGGTTTCCCATGTTCACACAGGTCACTTGCCAGGTTTGTCCTGCGACCTCTAGCGGCAGATTAACCACCTTCTCGGAGGCCAAAGTGGTTGGAATCTCAGTGGCTAGGAGGCGTGGCTCTCCCATATCCACAGTCACCTGACCATCCGCCGTCAACTCAGGCACAATCAGGCCGCCCAGCGTGTGGATGCGGTAGCGTCCTTGCTCCGCCTCGGCCCCCAACTCGTGCAGGAACTTGGCCAGGCAGCGAATGCCATTGCCACACATCTCGGGCTCGGAACCATCGCTGTTGTAGATCCGCATGCTGTAGTCTGCGCCCTCTTGAGCTGGCAGCGCAAAAATTACACCATCGGCCCCTACACCAAAATTGCGATCACACACCTGAACTGCTTGTTCAGGCGTTAGCACCGGCTCCGGGCTGTGCCGATTGTCGATCATCACAAAGTCGTTGCCGAGGCCGTGATATTTCGTGAATGCAACAGTTGGAGCCATAGGGCAATGGGTTCGCAGTTTCTAATGATTTTCCAATCATTTTAGGGCCCGTTAAAGCTAGGGCGAGCTAAAGCTAGAAGCTGCAATTTGCACCGCCTGCTCATCGGTGACAAAACGAATGAATTCCCGTCCACCTGGCTTGCCGTTACCCGACTCACCCAAGCCGCCAAAGGGCAAGGTTGAGGGCGAGAAGGTGGTTGCTAGGTTGGCATAGACGTTACCCACCTGGAGGCAATCCGCCAGTGCCTCAAACTGCGCCTGAGAACGGGTAAAGATTGAGGTCGTCAGGCCAAAAGGCGTGGAGTTGTGAACTGCCAAAGCATCTTCTAGATCCTCCACGATGAACACCTCCACTAGGGGTGCGAAGGCTTCTTGGCAGTGCAGAGCTGAGGCTAAGCCAACGGCACGCTCCTGCCAGAGCATCACGCCCGGTCGCACATAGTACCCTGGCTTGCCATTGACCTCAGGCTCTACCGCGCCAGGCAGCAGCCACTGTCCGCCGGTTTGCGCCAGGAGCCGTTGAAAGCGCTCAACGGCTGTCTGATTGATCAACGGTCCTAGTGTGGTTTCAATGTTCAGTGGATCGCCAGGTTGATAGTGAGCCAAGGCCGCCAAAAACAGCTCCAAGAAGGGCTCTGCAACTTGCCGCTGGACTAGCACTCGACTGGTGGCGTTACAGCGCTGGCCTGCGGTGAGGCAAGCACCTTCAGCAGCGGCTTTAGCTGCTGCACTGAGATCAGCATCAGCACAGACAATCAAGGCGTTTTTGCCGCCCAACTCGAGGGCCAGATCTTTAGAGAAATCAGCGGCCAACGCCTGTGCCAATGACCGTCCCACTGGAACCGAGCCAGTGAAGCTAACTGCCCGAATTTTGGGGTGCAAACACAGCGCTTCTCCCTCAGGCGCGCCACCCTGCACCAGACCAAATACGCCCTCGGGCAAGCTGGCTTGGATGAGCTGGCTGTATTGAGCGGCAACATTGGCAGCCAGCGGCGATGGCTTAAACACAACGGGGTTACCGGCCAGCAGATGCGCAACGGCAGCACCGTGGGGTAGGTGCAACGGAAAATTGAAGGGTCCCACAATTGCTGCTGGACCTTTGGACCGACGACGAACCTGAGCTGGATGGGGGCCATCCGTCACTGCACGCGGCGGCAGATAGCGCTCGGCATCAGCAATCGTCAGGTCAATTTTGGCAATGACTGCTCCGACCTCCCCCTTCGCTTCGCGCAAAGGTTTGCCAGTTTCCAGGGCGATGCCATAGGCCAACGAATCTTGAGCATTCACTAGGGCGCTTTGCGCTTTACGCAAGCAGGCTACTCTGTCGGCAAGGGGCTGTTTCGCCCAGTCTGGCGCTGCCTGCACTGCTCTTTTCACGACTGGCTCTACGGCTGTGGCTGCGACTTCAGCCAGTTCGACGCGAAGATCACCAGGACTGCGGTTGACCCACGAGGTGATCGGTTGATTGGTCTCCTGATTTGTCGCCTGATTCGTGGCTTGATTCATTGCCATCCTGGTACCGATACCCCTGCTGTTACCTCTGCTTTTCAGTATCGCTATTGCTAGGAGGGAACGGAGCTGGACTTGCTGGTGTCGGCAATTGTTACAGGTTGTACTTGTTACAGGTTGTACTGCCTGGTGCTGAGCAGCACTGCGCTTCGGGTTTCAATCCAGTAGCTCAGTTGGGGAGGCAAGATGAGAAAGCATTCCGAAGAGACTCGCCCCATGAAGCTGCCTGACGGTCCCAAAACGCCCCCTTTTTTGCAGACGATCGAGTGGATTGCCCGTCCTCTGGAGTATCTGGACGAGCGTGCTCAGCGTTACGGCGACCCTTTTAGAGTGCTCAGTCCCCACTGGCCTCCTATCCTCTACTTCAGTAACCCGGCGGCACTGCAAGAGATCTTAGGCAGCGAGACGGAACGCTCCGAGCGTTTCGATACCAGCAAGGGCAACCTGGTGCTCAAACCGGTGGTTGGTGAGCAATCCCTGACTTTGCTGGAGGGCGAGCGACATCTGCGCCAGCGACGGTTGCTGATGCCCCCCTTTCACGGCGAACGCATGCGCGCTTATGGTGAGCTGATTTGCGCAATCACAACCGAAGTGATGAGCCAGTGCGCTCTAGGGCAGCCTTTTACGGTTCGTTCTGTAACTCAAGATATTTCCCTCAAGGTTATTCTCAGCACCGTCTTTGGCTTGTGCGAGGGAGCCCGTTACGAACAGTTACGACAGTTGCTCAGCCAATTGGTGGATGGCTTTGCTTCTCCGCTGGGTTCAGCAGTGCTCTTTTATCGCTCGCTACAGCAAGATTTAGGGGCCTGGAGCCCTTGGGGGCGCTTCTTGCGCCGCAGGCAAGCAATCGACCAGTTGCTCTACGCTGAAATCGCTGAACGCCGGGCTCAAAGTCACACCCAGAGCCAGAGCGAGCGTGAGGATATCTTGGCGTTGCTGCTGGCTGCGCGGGACGAAACGGGGCAGCCCCTGAGCGATGTCGAGTTGCGCGACGAGTTAGTCACCCTGCTATTCGCGGGACATGAAACCACAGCTTCAGCCTTGGCCTGGGCACTGTACTGGATTGACTACCTGCCTGAGGTGCGGGACAAACTGCTAGTCGAACTGGATACCCTGGGCCCTAACGCTGAGCCCAATGCAATTGCCCGCTTGCCCTACTTGAGTGCTGTTTGCCAGGAAACCCTGCGCATCTACCCGATTGCGCTGAATGCCTTTCCCCGAATTGTGAAACGGCCCATGGAGTTGATGGGCTATCACCTGGAACCCGGCACGGTTTTGATCGCCTCGATCTACTTAGCCCACCAGCGACCGGACACCTACCCTGAGCCCAAACAGTTCAAGCCAGAGCGCTTCCTGGAACGGCAGTTTTCACCCTATGAGTACCTACCGTTTGGTGGCGGCAATCGTCGCTGTATTGGTTTAGCCTTCGCTCAATTTGAGATGAAGCTGGTACTAGCGACGATGTTGTCGCAATGGCAGTTGTCACTGGTTCAACACCAGCCACTGAGGCCCGTGCGTCGAGGCGTGACACTGGCGCCCCCAAGCAGCCTGCAAATGGTCGTGAAGGGAAAACGTCCCCACTTGAAAAGCGAGCAACCAGAAGTGAGCAAGAAGTGAGCAGGCTTTGACCTGGGCAAGGCACTGAGTGGTAAGCCAGTTTGGAGCCCAAGCTGGTGCATCGGATGACTCACGCAATTCTAAACGGGACGTAGGAGAAGCCTATGCAACTTCAAGATAGAACCTTAAAAATCAACATTGGCATTGACGAAGTGGCAAGGCGAGAAATTGCTTATGGGCTATCTCATCTGCTTGCAGACAGCTATTCTCTTTACCTCAAGACCCATTGTTTTCATTGGAACGTTACTGGGCCTCAGTTTCAAATCTTACAATTTATGTTTGAACAGCAATATGCTGAACTCGCTACAGCGATTGAGATGATTGCTGAGCGGATCAGGATTCTAGGTTTTCCTGCCCCAGGAACCTATACCGAATTTTCTCAGCTCACTTCTGTCGCAGAAACCTTAGGAGTTCCTGACTCGGAGAACATGATTCGTTTGATCGTGGCTGGCCAAGAAGCTGTTGCCAGAACGGTCCGTGCGCTTCTGGTCAAGGCGCGGCAAGTTAACGATGAAGGCACTGCGAATCTCTTAGCACAACGGCTTCAGGTTCACGAGAAGACAGCTTGGATGATGCGAAGCTTGCTGGAGTAGCGATTTCTTAGTTTTACATGCAAGGTAGTTTTTAGATGCAAGTTGGGTTCTAAATTAGGCAATAGAAATCACTAGAATTTAGGTTGATTAAGCCCGAGCTAATGAGGCCCGAAAACCTCAGCGCAAGCCTCAAAAGTGTTCACATGCACTTGAACGACCTGGGTAATATCTGGGGTATAACCACCGGCCAACACCCAGGCAATAGGGATGTGGTGTTCATGGGCAAATTCAAACACCAATTGATCGCGAGCGCGTAAATCAGCGTGGTCCAGATTGAGCGGAGAATAGGGATCGGCTTTGAAAGGATCGGCTCCAGCTTGATACAACAACAAATCGGGTTTGCCTTCGCTCAGCAGCAGAGGTAAGGCACGACTCAACACGGTTTGTAAGTCTTGACCCGTAGCGCCAGCAGACAAAGCAAAAGAGCGATGATTGACACCGTCAGCATGCTGCTTGATTGACACATCTTTGTAGGCGGTGTTGTTGTTGTAATCATTGCCGTAGATTGACAGGGCAAAGAAGCCAGGGCGATTTTGCACCAGTGAAGCAGTGCCATTGCCGTAGTGCAAATCGAGATCCAAAATGGCAGCTCGCTGAATTAGTCCCTGAGCGCGCAAGGCTTCAAGCGCCACAATCAGACCATTGAAGGTACAAAAGCCCTCCCCATGATCAGCGTGAGCATGGTGAAAGCCACTGCCTAAGCAAGCAGACACGCCATCCTGCAGTGCCTGACGCGCCGCTGCTAGGCAGCCGCCATTGGTGAGGCAAACCGAGGGAAAGAGCGCCGCCGACCAGGGAAATTTTTGCGACTCAGCCAAAGCTCTTGGTTCACCCGTGCGAATAGCAGCGATGTATTCAGCAGTATGGACGCGCAACAAATCGGCTTCTGAAACTGGCTCTGGTTCCAGCAAGCGAGCCTCTGGGCGATGGCGGATAGCCTCGGCAACCAGGGCAAATTTGCGCATGGGCATGATGTGTTGCCCGATCGGAGCCGCAAAGCCAGGATGATGAAAGACGGTAATCACAGCAAGGACAGGCCCGTGAGATCCACAGGCTTGTATGCTAAACCTTCAAACAGCCGAACAGAGCCAGTGCATGTTGGAGATCCGCGCCGATTCCTCGTCAAACTCAGACAAAATTCCCCCAGCTCAAACGCCCTCTGAGCCAACGCCTGCACACAAAACCCCTGAGCTACGTGACTATCAGCAGCGTGTGATCAGCGAGGTTTACGGTCATATTCAGGCAGGAACGAGGCGCATTCTGATCGTGGCTCCAACGGGATCAGGTAAAACGATCATCGCTAGCCAACTGGTGGCCTATGCCGCCAGAAGCGGCCAGCGTGTTCTATTTTTGGTCCATCGGGATGTCTTGGTGGGTCAGACCTGGGACAAGTTTCAGAAGTTTGGTCTCCAGGCAGGGTTTATCAAAAGTGGTTGGCAGGAAGACCGCAAAGCCTCTGTTCAAATTGCCTCCGTGCAAACGCTCCATCGGCGGCCTTGGTGGAAAGAATTCGACCCGGATGTTGTCTTCCTAGACGAAAGCCATCTAACCGGCTGGGTTGCGGTCATTGAGCGCATGATGGAGCAGGATTGCCCAGATGCCCTTTATTTGGGTCTCACAGCCACTCCCTGGCGGCTTAGCCGACGCGAGGGCATGGGCGATAAATTTGATGCCCTGGTCTGTGCTCCCCTCCCCTGTGAGCTAATCCAGGCGGGGCATCTCGCGCCTCTGTGCTACTACGGCTTCGATGACGATTTGGATTTGTCGGCCGTGCGCACGGTTGCCGGGGACTACTCCGAGCCTGACCTGGCAATTGCCTGCGACAAACCTGAATTGATTGAGCACATTGTGCAGCAGTGGCAGCGCCTTTGTGCTGGTCGAACCACGATCGCCTTCGCCGTCAATGTGGAGCACTCCAAGCACATTCGTGATGCGTTTTTACGAGCGGGTATCACGGCAGAGCATGTCGATGGTACGACGCCAATTACGGAACGCACGGCTATTTACAACCGCTTGGCAACTGGGCAAACCCTGTTGCTATCCAGTTGTATGGCCCTGACTGAAGGGTTTGATGTTGGCTCGGTAAATGCAGTGGTATTGTGCCGTCCCACTCAATCGAAGGCTTTGTTTTTTCAAATGGTCGGGCGCGGTATGCGCCTCTCACCAGAGACCGGAAAAACCGATTGTTTGGTTCTCGATCAGGCTGGCAACGTCAAGCGCTTTGGCTTCATTGAAGAATTGAAAGAGATTCACTTAACCCGAGGCGGTGACGCTAGCGCCCAACCGGCTTCCACCAAAAACTGCCCGATCGATCAAGGCGGCTGCGGTGCAACCCTTTACGGCTTTCAGATCGCTTGCCCCAACTGCGGTTACGAATTCCCGCCCTCGGCTAAGGCAGAGCCAACCGAAGATTTTGTCCAGTTACTTTCCAAGGAACAGAAGAAGAAGTTGCTGTTCTATCGCAGAGTAGCCAAAGAAGCCTTTCGTAAACGTCGGATTCCCGATCACGCGGCAATTCGTTTTAAAGAACAGTTTGGTGAGTGGCCACCTAAGGAATTTCGCCAGAACGCAGTGTTTGAAAGCGGCCCATCTGATGAAAGTCAGTTAGCCTATCGCGCTTATTTACAGGAAATAGCTCAACGCGAGAGTAAAAATAGTGCCTGGATTCAGGTTTATATGGATTTTGAATTTGGCAAACTGCTGTAAAGTTGGGAGCTAAAATCTCAGTAGCAATACAGTCACTAGATCCAAATGAATTTCATACGGTCGAGATTTCTCTGTAGAATTTCACTAATTCAAGAAAGTAACTCTGAACTACCTCAGTGAAAATACGATTGACATTTCTCTCGACCTAAGTGAACTTGTCAAGGGCTAACCACCTTACTCCTGAGAGTGAATGCTCTGCATGATCTCTACGTACTAGGGGCAGCGAATGTGCAGTCACGGCTCATACTTGAGGTTGCAAAATGGGGGAGACAATGTCGAGCAATAATGGTCTTGCTGACAAAAATTACCTTGGTCAAAGCTATAGTTTGCACTCTAGTGACTTAAGTCATTCGGGCTCATTAGTCAACAAGTTAAGTGCCGATGCTCAATTATGGCTGCAATACAGCAATCTTTCGCGCAGTTCTTCTACCAATGCTGCACCGCTAAACTCGGCTGAGGGTAGCAACTCTGCGGCTTCTATTCAATCTGGAAGTTCACAATTTAGTAGCAATTCAAACGCTAGATTAATAGCTGCTACTGCTCAAACTCCCGTTCAAGTTAACGTAGACTGGGGCACAGTTCAAGGCACAACTAGTCAGTTGCATTTTGGCCTCAACGCCTTCCGTGGCTTCAATCCTCAAGATGCAACTAATCCGGCTTACAACAGCAACCTGGCTTATATGAATCCCGGCATCATTCGTTACCACAATGCTGGGATGATGAACGATTCAGCTATTAATCCTGATGGCTTAATTGACGTAGCTAATCGACGCTGGGATACGACTAAAATTACCCAGGCTCTCAGTGCCTCTCTAGGTGCCTTTACTAATCAACCATTGAGGTTGATTAATATCCCTGATTGGCCGGCCTGGATGGATGCTAACCGCGATGGTTTTCTAGATACTAACCAGTTCGATAACTATGCAGCCTTCTGTGCCGAGCTAGTCAAGATCGTCAATCGAGACAATCAGTTCGGTGTCACTCACTGGGAAGTGACTAACGAAAAAGATGGCCAGTATTTCACCCAATTCCGCAACAACAGTGGTTGGGGACCATTAAAAGACCCTAGCAAACCAGACCGTCTAGACGAGCTGAGCACCATTTACAACAAATGTGCTACCGCTATGCACCAGATGGATCCCACGATTAAAATCGGTGGGCCAGCGCTCTCCCGTCCAGATTTACAGCCCTTTTATTCTCGATTCATTAACGCTACTACCCAAAATTTGGATTTCTTCTCTTTCCACGCCTATGCCAGTGGCAGCCGGGATACACCAGACACTAACGTCTATGACGGTACACGCTCGATTGGTCGGTACACTAAATCGATTGTGGATACCTTAAATCAGGCTAGCCCTAATCGCCATATTCCTGTGTTTCTTGATGAGTACAACATTAGTTGGACCTGGCAAACTCGTGATGCTCGCATGGCCGGTAACAAAGGCACTGTTTTCGATGCGCTGGCAATGGTTGAAGCCATTAACAATGGGGCTGATGCAACTCTAGCCTGGAACGAAAAGGACGAAATTTACGGCAAGACAGACAGCCGCAATGCCCTACGCCCTAGCGCCCATATGTTTCATCTATTCAACCAGTTACTCGTAGGTAATCGGGTAGCTACTACGAGCAGTGACAATCAATCCGTAGTCGCCTTTGCCGTTAGCAACCCAACCTCGGCTCAGCACAGTTATCTGTTAATCAATCGCAGCAACCAGGTTCAACAAGTGCAAACAACATTCCAGGGCTGGACCCCTACTGGATCAGCCCTGGCTCGATATGAAGTATCTGCTAATGGCTACAGCCAGAAAACAACTGATTGGGCTACTGTCAGCTCTAACTCCTTCCAGTTACCGGACAACTCAGTGACCCTGCTCAGTTTTGCCTATTGAGCTTATCTAGCTTAGTCTTCTGGAACCAGAACTAGGGTTTTTAGGTTCATACCTCAACCGAGTAAGCGGGTAGAGGCACCTCAGGCTGCTGACTCAACACTTTGTGGACAGTTGGCAGCCGCCACCAAGGCACTTGAGGATACTCGTGATGTTCTTCGTGGTAGCCAAAGTGGTAGCAGGTGACAAATGACCAAAAGATCGGGAAACCACTGCTCTGGGTACGGTGTTGTTGATTTTGGTATCCACCCTCGGGCTCATGGTGGGGTAAGTAGGTACCAAAGAAGAATAGTTGGACCGAGCTTAAGAGTGAGGGAACAACCCAGAACAGCGTTAAATTCAGTTCAGAAACATGTAAAACACGACTGAAGATATTAAAAACGATCATCAAACCAAAAATCTGTGTCCAGCTCCAATATCGCTTCATGAATTGGAGGTACCAGATGACTACGTTTTGATTTTCGCCATCATGGAAATCAGGGTCAGTCTGACTGGCTGGATGCTGATGGTGTAAACCATGCCGTTTTAGCAACTTCTCATAAGAAAAGAGGGCATAGAGCCGAACTGCTAAAGAACCTACAAACCGATTTACTGTAGAGTTTTGAGGGTAAACCCCTCCGTGCATAGCATCGTGCGCAGTTACAAATAAACCTGTATATAAAAACGTTTGCCAGAGCATGGCAGGCCACACCCACCAGGTCTGAGCACTAGGAACATCTAACGAGAGCAAGAAGGCGAGGCTACCTGCCCAAAGTAAGATAACCGTCAGGGCGATGGTAAGACCATACGCTTTAGTTTCAGCTCTCACCGTTTGCAAACACCTGCTACTGAGAGCCTGTTCTAACTCAACCACACCGTGACTCCTACGTAGCGTTCATTCTCAAGCAAAAAAAGCATAGAAACACAAGATTTAACACTACTCATTTTTCGAGAAGTGCTGCTTGATTAAATCGTTCGCAGGAAAGATTCCCCAGGCTTAGCTGTATCAACGCTAACTCAGCGCTTGATCTCGGCTTCAAAATCTGGCAAAAGCTAGAGGATTAACCCTCCTTTTGTTGGACAGACTAACAGTAGCAAAGGTCGCATTCTTCAAACCCTTTTTCCAACCCACAGTATGACTTCCACGGTACTGATCACAGGCGCATCTCAGGGTATTGGCAAAGCGACTGCCCTCTTGTTTGCCCGCAAGGGGTATAACCTGGTGCTAGCCGCCCGTCATGCTGACCCCTTGGCAACTGTATCACAAGAGATAGAAGCTCTGGGTCGTGCAGCCCTGACCGTTCCCACTGATGTAACCGATCCTAATCAGGTTGCAGCCTTGGTCCAAAAGTCTCTAGACCACTATGGCTCCATAGATGTCCTGATCAACAACGCGGGTTTATACATTTCGGGTCCAGTCCATCAGTTCTCTTTAGAGGATTGGCATCGGGCTCTCGATCTCAATGTATGGGGTTACATCCATACCATTCAGGCCCTGCTGCCCCACTTTATAGAGCGAGGCAAGGGCACAATCGTTAATCTCAGTTCGATTGGTGGCAAAGTACCTGTGCCTTATCTAGTTCCCTATTGCACTAGCAAGTTTGCAGTGGCCGGGTTAACCCAATCCTTACACTCGGAGCTAGAGCCTAAAGGTATTCATGTCGCTGGTATTTATCCAAACCTGATTAAAAGTGACTTTATGCAGCGGGCTATCTTCCGGGGCGAAGATGAACAGGATGCAAAAGATCGCCGTGAGCAACTAGAGCAGGTGCTCTCCGTGCCTGTTGTCGAAAAGCCAGAAGACGTGGCTAAGGCAATTTGGGACGCCGTTGAGAACAAGCGGGCTGAGGTTTTGGTTGGCTCTGCCAATATGTCCAAAGCTTCTTATCAACTGTTTCCTGGCTTTATGCAATGGTTATTTAGACAAACGTTCAAGAAGCCAATCAAAGCTTAGGAAAGCTTAGGGTAGAAGCTAGTCTTAGTCAATTAACTTTAAGTAGCTCTTTAATTGGCTCTTTAAGTAACAGCAAATAAGCAGCTATGAATGGGCCAATACCATTTGTAGCTGCTTTCTAGTTGGTTAATCTACTCTGGCTGGCTAGGTGCAACTAAAGGAACGGGAGTCGAGGCAGGTGGATAGCAGTCGAGTTGGGCAAACAACTCAGCCATGTCTTGCGAGCGGAATTCCGTTGCGTACATTTCGTAGAGGGCTCGCACTAAACTCTGCACCTCAGCTGACGTAATGGTTGATTCGTGCTCTCGGCCTACCCGACGCACGATCAGGGAGAGGGGCCGGGGCTGAGGTCCGGTAGCATCAATTTCGGCAAAAGGTCGAAAATCAGGTTGGGCGTAGGCAATAGGCAGAGCAATCTTTTGGAAACCGGCCTTTTCGTAGGCGAGTAACCGCACTAGCCGTCCTGGATGGTCTAGATGCAGCGGTTCCATCTCCGCGACTAGGGTGATCGGCAAGGGAGGCAGCCCAGCCCTTTTCAGGCACTCGCGGGCAGTTTGCAACGGCAACGCCCGCAACCAACCGGCAATGCCGGTTCGTCGCCATTGAGGGCTGACCAGGGCATGGGAGAGATGGACCACCACTTGGTTTTCGTCAGCAATTGCCGTGTGGTCCCGCACACCTACAAATTCATCCTTCAAGCTCAACAACAGCATCTGATAGAGCAGAGCGTAGCCCCGTCGCCGTTGCTGGGGCTGCCATTGAAAGCGAGAGCTTAGAGTTTCGCGCTGCTCCATTTCATGCTGCTGGCCAAATTCTGCCCAAAGTTGGTCATACGCCAATTCAAAGCGCGGGTTATCCGTCGACTCAAGACAATGAACAACCAGGTCCGACCAGTCCCGCGTTGTAGACTTAAGGATATCTCCAGGACTGAGATCACTTTTGATTAGAGTTGGGGTGAACATATCAGCAAGTCAGCTTAGCAATCACCTTAGAGAGTAGCGAAGTTGTTATTAACTCATCATGATTATTCAACCTTCTGAACAATTAAGAGAGCTAGATCAGGCATACCATCTGCATCCTTTCACCA
This genomic window from Leptolyngbya sp. FACHB-261 contains:
- a CDS encoding CHRD domain-containing protein; amino-acid sequence: MQRLWTASLLGAVLTLLSPIAAHAATFTFSTPLSGEQQVPPNSSSASGLATSILDGEPTAWTFRYDLSFSGLSGPLALAHIHVAPLGQAGPVVHDLDSPPIGSTSGRIAGDWTSAEVVAAGVDPSKVFNRFLAGQYYFNIHSNAPGTTFLTGGEIRGQIEDPMTRSVPEPSSMLAVLALGAFSAGSVLKRAKVAG
- a CDS encoding GlsB/YeaQ/YmgE family stress response membrane protein, whose product is MNILSWIIVGLIAGAIAKAIYPGHQGGGIIATIVLGIVGALIGGFVGSALLGIAFTGFSIQGLLVAIVGSCIAIFLYGLVTRTA
- the dapF gene encoding diaminopimelate epimerase, with the translated sequence MAPTVAFTKYHGLGNDFVMIDNRHSPEPVLTPEQAVQVCDRNFGVGADGVIFALPAQEGADYSMRIYNSDGSEPEMCGNGIRCLAKFLHELGAEAEQGRYRIHTLGGLIVPELTADGQVTVDMGEPRLLATEIPTTLASEKVVNLPLEVAGQTWQVTCVNMGNPHCITFVEDVDAISLAEIGPQFEHHAVFPQRTNTEFVQVVRPDYLKMRVWERGAGPTLACGTGACATVVAAVLNGRSERQATVELPGGPLLIHWSAADNHLHMSGPAQAVFSGTLASDFLKS
- a CDS encoding aldehyde dehydrogenase family protein — its product is MAMNQATNQATNQETNQPITSWVNRSPGDLRVELAEVAATAVEPVVKRAVQAAPDWAKQPLADRVACLRKAQSALVNAQDSLAYGIALETGKPLREAKGEVGAVIAKIDLTIADAERYLPPRAVTDGPHPAQVRRRSKGPAAIVGPFNFPLHLPHGAAVAHLLAGNPVVFKPSPLAANVAAQYSQLIQASLPEGVFGLVQGGAPEGEALCLHPKIRAVSFTGSVPVGRSLAQALAADFSKDLALELGGKNALIVCADADLSAAAKAAAEGACLTAGQRCNATSRVLVQRQVAEPFLELFLAALAHYQPGDPLNIETTLGPLINQTAVERFQRLLAQTGGQWLLPGAVEPEVNGKPGYYVRPGVMLWQERAVGLASALHCQEAFAPLVEVFIVEDLEDALAVHNSTPFGLTTSIFTRSQAQFEALADCLQVGNVYANLATTFSPSTLPFGGLGESGNGKPGGREFIRFVTDEQAVQIAASSFSSP
- a CDS encoding cytochrome P450; translation: MRKHSEETRPMKLPDGPKTPPFLQTIEWIARPLEYLDERAQRYGDPFRVLSPHWPPILYFSNPAALQEILGSETERSERFDTSKGNLVLKPVVGEQSLTLLEGERHLRQRRLLMPPFHGERMRAYGELICAITTEVMSQCALGQPFTVRSVTQDISLKVILSTVFGLCEGARYEQLRQLLSQLVDGFASPLGSAVLFYRSLQQDLGAWSPWGRFLRRRQAIDQLLYAEIAERRAQSHTQSQSEREDILALLLAARDETGQPLSDVELRDELVTLLFAGHETTASALAWALYWIDYLPEVRDKLLVELDTLGPNAEPNAIARLPYLSAVCQETLRIYPIALNAFPRIVKRPMELMGYHLEPGTVLIASIYLAHQRPDTYPEPKQFKPERFLERQFSPYEYLPFGGGNRRCIGLAFAQFEMKLVLATMLSQWQLSLVQHQPLRPVRRGVTLAPPSSLQMVVKGKRPHLKSEQPEVSKK
- a CDS encoding Dps family protein yields the protein MQLQDRTLKINIGIDEVARREIAYGLSHLLADSYSLYLKTHCFHWNVTGPQFQILQFMFEQQYAELATAIEMIAERIRILGFPAPGTYTEFSQLTSVAETLGVPDSENMIRLIVAGQEAVARTVRALLVKARQVNDEGTANLLAQRLQVHEKTAWMMRSLLE
- a CDS encoding histone deacetylase translates to MITVFHHPGFAAPIGQHIMPMRKFALVAEAIRHRPEARLLEPEPVSEADLLRVHTAEYIAAIRTGEPRALAESQKFPWSAALFPSVCLTNGGCLAAARQALQDGVSACLGSGFHHAHADHGEGFCTFNGLIVALEALRAQGLIQRAAILDLDLHYGNGTASLVQNRPGFFALSIYGNDYNNNTAYKDVSIKQHADGVNHRSFALSAGATGQDLQTVLSRALPLLLSEGKPDLLLYQAGADPFKADPYSPLNLDHADLRARDQLVFEFAHEHHIPIAWVLAGGYTPDITQVVQVHVNTFEACAEVFGPH